One window of Microcoleus vaginatus PCC 9802 genomic DNA carries:
- a CDS encoding DUF3352 domain-containing protein, which produces MFKKDKSSLLFTIGAATLLIGLGFVTYYLVISRGPAKDLPAGATVVPQDTMMALSISTDESQWNRLREFGTPESKASFERFLSEMRDRLLTSNGYAYQQDIQPWVGNTAMVAFLRNKIAIPAPSPAPNAPPSPPIQQSVAIILPIANPVKAKELLTKPRPLSQGKIVERNYKGVQVTETKGVPDRNFSVAVLGTKYLAVTTDPSATDRIIDTYKGEPSLAKTPGYADAIDKIKSPGAFGQIYVNMPVAAAYAAANSAREISPENLEKLQQNQGFATTATLDPEGIGFKSVSWLKPDSTRRIAVENNALKMVNRLPNNTIMMVSGGNLQRLWQDYVLGAEANPISPINPQVLRTGLKSTTGMDLDKDLMNWMAGEFSLSLIPAPAQNPRDKFAAGFVFMVETNNQGAANKSLKQLDETMKMKGFRVEEIQVGGKPAIKWTSPFGGITVTRGWMNDVAFMTVGAPIVDAIVPAPKSPLLSSELFQKTVRSQLKPHNGNFFIDIESAFNPKNLALPEFPPSQKMWIDATRSIGVTAAVIGDRTTRYDAFVGLKKSTQSTPSPRPASPRPASPRPASPSPSPTVQTSPN; this is translated from the coding sequence ATGTTTAAGAAAGATAAATCTTCCCTGCTGTTTACGATCGGAGCCGCCACACTTCTGATCGGTTTAGGCTTTGTCACCTACTACCTCGTCATCTCCCGTGGGCCCGCCAAAGATTTGCCGGCGGGGGCAACGGTTGTCCCGCAAGATACGATGATGGCCCTCTCCATCAGCACCGATGAATCGCAGTGGAATAGACTGCGAGAGTTTGGCACGCCCGAGTCAAAAGCTTCGTTTGAGAGGTTTTTAAGCGAAATGCGCGATCGCCTCCTCACAAGCAACGGCTACGCCTACCAGCAAGACATTCAACCCTGGGTGGGTAACACAGCAATGGTAGCCTTTCTCCGCAACAAAATAGCTATACCAGCCCCCTCGCCGGCACCCAACGCGCCCCCATCTCCGCCAATTCAACAGTCAGTAGCAATTATCCTGCCAATTGCCAACCCGGTCAAAGCCAAAGAATTATTAACAAAACCCAGACCCCTCAGCCAAGGCAAAATAGTTGAGCGTAATTATAAAGGCGTGCAAGTCACAGAAACTAAAGGCGTACCCGATCGCAATTTCTCCGTCGCGGTATTGGGAACCAAGTATCTAGCAGTCACCACAGATCCTAGCGCTACAGACAGAATAATCGACACCTACAAAGGCGAACCTTCCCTAGCAAAAACCCCTGGCTATGCAGACGCCATAGACAAAATAAAAAGTCCGGGCGCCTTCGGTCAAATCTACGTCAATATGCCCGTTGCCGCCGCCTATGCCGCCGCCAACTCAGCCCGTGAAATTTCGCCAGAAAACCTCGAAAAACTGCAACAAAATCAGGGATTTGCCACCACAGCGACGCTCGATCCAGAAGGGATTGGATTCAAATCAGTCTCTTGGCTAAAACCAGATTCTACCAGAAGGATAGCAGTAGAAAACAATGCTCTAAAAATGGTTAACCGCCTGCCAAACAATACAATAATGATGGTATCCGGCGGCAACTTGCAGCGTTTGTGGCAAGACTACGTATTGGGAGCCGAGGCAAACCCGATTTCCCCGATTAATCCCCAAGTTTTACGCACAGGTTTAAAATCCACTACCGGCATGGATTTAGATAAAGACTTGATGAACTGGATGGCGGGAGAATTTTCTCTATCATTAATACCAGCGCCCGCCCAGAATCCCAGAGACAAATTTGCTGCCGGGTTTGTATTTATGGTGGAAACAAACAACCAGGGCGCCGCCAACAAATCCCTGAAACAGCTTGATGAAACGATGAAAATGAAAGGGTTTAGAGTGGAGGAAATTCAAGTCGGCGGCAAACCGGCGATTAAATGGACATCGCCGTTTGGAGGGATTACGGTAACTCGCGGTTGGATGAACGATGTAGCATTTATGACAGTAGGAGCTCCCATAGTTGATGCGATCGTTCCGGCACCGAAAAGTCCGCTTTTAAGCAGCGAACTGTTCCAGAAAACTGTACGATCGCAACTTAAACCCCACAACGGCAATTTCTTCATCGACATCGAGAGTGCGTTTAACCCGAAAAACCTAGCTTTACCGGAGTTTCCTCCCAGCCAAAAAATGTGGATAGACGCCACGCGGTCGATCGGCGTTACAGCGGCCGTCATTGGCGATCGTACCACCCGTTATGACGCTTTTGTCGGTCTCAAAAAATCCACCCAATCCACTCCTTCACCGCGCCCTGCTTCACCGCGTCCTGCTTCACCGCGCCCTGCTTCTCCCAGTCCCTCGCCCACTGTCCAAACTTCACCCAATTAA
- a CDS encoding LL-diaminopimelate aminotransferase — MATINDNYLKLKAGYLFPEIGRRVKAFAEANPEAPIIRLGIGDVTEPLPEACREAMVKAVEDMGSRDTFKGYGPEQGYEWLREKIAEHDFKSRGCDVDASEIFISDGSKCDCGNILDIFGNNNTIAVTDPVYPVYVDTNVMAGHTGDANENGEYGGLVYLPITAENNFTAEIPTDKKVDLIYLCFPNNPTGATATKEHLQAWVNYAKANGSIIFFDAAYEAYITDPSLPHSIYEIEGARDCAIEFRSFSKNAGFTGTRCALTVVPKTLTGKAADGSDVEIWKLWNRRQSTKFNGVSYIVQRGAEAVYSEAGKAQIQALVNFYLENAAIIREKLTAAGIEVFGGENAPYVWVKTPHGLSSWDFFQKLLETCNVVGTPGSGFGAAGEGYFRISAFNSRENVEEAMRRIVEKFKV, encoded by the coding sequence ATGGCAACTATCAACGACAACTACCTCAAACTCAAAGCCGGCTACCTGTTTCCCGAGATTGGGCGCAGGGTGAAAGCCTTTGCGGAGGCGAATCCCGAAGCGCCCATCATCCGGCTGGGGATTGGCGACGTGACTGAACCACTACCGGAAGCTTGCCGGGAGGCGATGGTGAAGGCGGTGGAAGATATGGGCTCGCGGGATACCTTTAAAGGATACGGCCCGGAACAAGGTTATGAGTGGCTGCGGGAGAAAATTGCCGAGCACGATTTTAAGTCGCGGGGATGCGATGTTGATGCTTCGGAAATCTTTATTTCGGATGGTTCTAAGTGCGATTGTGGCAATATTCTCGATATCTTTGGCAACAATAACACGATCGCAGTTACCGATCCAGTTTATCCGGTGTATGTAGACACTAACGTGATGGCTGGACACACGGGAGATGCCAACGAAAATGGCGAATACGGCGGCTTAGTTTACCTGCCAATTACAGCAGAAAACAATTTTACTGCGGAAATTCCCACCGACAAAAAAGTCGATTTAATTTACTTGTGTTTTCCGAATAACCCGACAGGGGCAACTGCAACCAAGGAACACTTGCAAGCTTGGGTAAATTATGCTAAAGCTAACGGTTCGATTATTTTCTTCGATGCGGCTTACGAAGCGTATATTACCGATCCGAGTTTACCGCATTCTATCTACGAAATTGAAGGGGCGCGGGATTGTGCGATCGAATTTCGTTCTTTTTCCAAGAATGCTGGTTTCACGGGTACTCGCTGCGCGCTGACAGTTGTACCGAAGACGTTGACTGGAAAAGCAGCAGATGGTTCCGATGTCGAAATTTGGAAGCTGTGGAACCGCCGCCAATCTACTAAGTTTAACGGTGTTTCTTACATCGTGCAGCGCGGTGCTGAGGCGGTTTATTCGGAGGCTGGCAAGGCACAGATTCAGGCATTAGTCAATTTTTACCTGGAAAATGCTGCGATTATTCGCGAGAAATTGACAGCGGCGGGAATCGAGGTTTTTGGTGGCGAAAATGCACCTTATGTGTGGGTGAAAACGCCTCACGGTTTGTCGAGTTGGGATTTCTTTCAGAAGTTGCTGGAAACTTGCAATGTGGTGGGAACTCCGGGTTCTGGTTTTGGTGCCGCGGGCGAGGGTTATTTC